One genomic window of Trichlorobacter lovleyi includes the following:
- the fabD gene encoding ACP S-malonyltransferase → MSKTSFLFPGQGSQYAGMGKDLAENFSIARHTFDEADEALGFKLSDLCFNGPEDDLKLTFNTQPAILTASIAVLRVVQQETGLQADCVAGHSLGEYSALVCGGALSLADAVRTVRSRGTFMQEAVPVGVGAMAAMLSIEADELAAICAEAAQGEVVAPANFNSPGQIVIAGHATAVNRTIELAKAKGFRKAMLLPVSAPFHCALMQPAADRLKEVLDCVTIHPLTLPVVTNVEATANQDAGRVRELLVAQVCAPVRWEQSVHAMINQGVSRFVEIGPGKVLTGLVKRINKEMALVNIEDTAGVKAAA, encoded by the coding sequence ATGAGCAAAACATCTTTTTTGTTTCCGGGACAAGGCTCCCAGTATGCCGGTATGGGCAAGGATCTGGCAGAAAATTTTTCCATTGCACGGCATACCTTTGATGAGGCAGATGAGGCGCTTGGATTCAAGCTCTCCGATCTCTGCTTTAACGGCCCGGAAGACGACCTGAAGCTTACCTTTAATACCCAGCCGGCTATCCTTACGGCAAGTATTGCCGTCCTACGGGTGGTTCAGCAGGAAACCGGTCTACAAGCCGATTGTGTCGCCGGTCACTCACTGGGTGAATACTCGGCCCTGGTCTGTGGTGGTGCCCTGTCACTGGCGGATGCTGTACGCACCGTGCGTTCCCGCGGTACGTTTATGCAAGAGGCTGTGCCGGTTGGGGTTGGTGCCATGGCAGCCATGCTTTCGATTGAAGCTGACGAACTTGCTGCCATCTGCGCTGAGGCTGCCCAGGGAGAGGTGGTCGCTCCGGCAAACTTCAACTCCCCCGGACAGATCGTGATTGCCGGGCATGCAACTGCAGTAAACAGAACCATTGAGCTGGCAAAGGCCAAAGGGTTCCGTAAGGCCATGCTGCTGCCGGTCAGCGCCCCGTTCCATTGCGCACTGATGCAACCTGCCGCCGACCGTCTGAAAGAGGTGCTGGATTGTGTAACGATCCATCCGCTCACCCTCCCGGTAGTCACCAACGTGGAAGCAACAGCCAATCAGGACGCCGGCCGGGTGCGTGAACTGCTGGTGGCCCAGGTCTGTGCGCCGGTACGCTGGGAACAGTCTGTACATGCCATGATTAATCAGGGGGTAAGCCGCTTTGTAGAAATTGGACCGGGCAAGGTTTTGACCGGGCTGGTCAAGCGGATCAACAAGGAGATGGCTCTGGTTAATATTGAAGACACGGCCGGTGTAAAGGCTGCAGCTTGA
- a CDS encoding beta-ketoacyl-ACP synthase III, with protein sequence MLRARITGTGSAVPDKVLTNHDLEKLVDTNDEWITTRTGIKQRRIAAENEYTSTFATLAARRALAMAGITPEELDLIILGTVTPDFPFPATACIVQQELGAHHAAAFDLSAACSGFIYGLNIAEAYIKSGMARKVLVMGAEVLTRIVDFTDRNTCILFGDGAGAVIVEADNGEQGILSSHIFTNGTHWGLLYQPGCGGRNPATGPTTYSDKLYYLRMEGNEVFKHAVRAMGDAAVAALEHNSVTADEVSLLIPHQANRRIIEATGKRVGIPEERIFVNLHKYGNTSSASIPLALDEANREGRLKSGDLVLLDAFGGGFTYGSVLLKW encoded by the coding sequence ATGCTGCGCGCCCGCATCACGGGAACCGGTTCTGCTGTTCCCGATAAGGTTCTCACCAATCACGATCTTGAAAAACTGGTCGATACCAACGATGAATGGATCACCACCAGGACCGGCATTAAACAACGTCGTATTGCTGCCGAGAACGAATATACTTCCACTTTTGCCACACTGGCGGCACGCCGGGCCCTTGCAATGGCCGGCATCACGCCTGAAGAACTTGACCTGATTATCCTGGGTACTGTCACACCTGATTTCCCGTTTCCTGCCACCGCCTGTATTGTTCAGCAAGAACTCGGTGCCCACCATGCTGCGGCATTTGATCTGTCAGCTGCCTGTTCTGGTTTTATTTACGGTCTGAATATCGCAGAGGCCTACATCAAGAGCGGCATGGCTCGCAAGGTGTTGGTGATGGGAGCCGAGGTGTTAACCCGTATTGTGGACTTCACAGACCGTAACACCTGTATCCTGTTTGGTGACGGGGCAGGTGCTGTTATTGTTGAAGCCGATAACGGCGAGCAGGGCATTCTCTCCAGCCATATCTTCACCAATGGCACCCACTGGGGGTTGCTGTACCAGCCAGGTTGCGGCGGCAGAAATCCTGCCACCGGGCCAACCACCTATAGTGACAAACTGTATTACCTGAGAATGGAAGGTAATGAGGTTTTCAAGCATGCGGTGCGTGCCATGGGTGATGCTGCCGTTGCCGCACTTGAACACAACTCGGTCACTGCCGATGAGGTGTCACTCCTGATTCCCCATCAAGCCAATCGCCGCATTATTGAGGCCACAGGCAAGCGGGTCGGCATTCCTGAAGAACGGATCTTTGTCAATCTGCATAAATACGGCAACACCTCTTCTGCCTCCATCCCCTTGGCTCTGGATGAGGCCAACCGCGAAGGCCGCCTGAAATCCGGTGACCTGGTGTTACTGGATGCCTTTGGTGGTGGCTTTACCTATGGCTCGGTTTTGTTAAAGTGGTAA
- the plsX gene encoding phosphate acyltransferase PlsX — translation MRVAVDAMGGDNAPAIEVEGAVAASRQYGIPIILVGDEDRLRQELDHHAASGLDITIHHASEVVGMHDSASDAVRKKRNSSVRLAFELVKDGQACAAVSAGNSGATMAAGMFVLKRISGIERPAIAQVFPTLEGKTLVLDVGGNVDCKASHLVQFAIMGQVYAKHALGIPNPRIGLLSNGEEDSKGNELTRETNAILRQTSLNYAGYVEGRDIFKGTVEVVVCDGFVGNVVLKLSEGLAEATGTMLKREIMGDMIAKMGYLFMRGAFKRFKKTVDYAEYGGAPLIGINGVGMICHGGSNAKAIKNAIRFAHDYATSGVTQRIAEKLSENYGALFPRTGQSVPPVS, via the coding sequence ATGAGAGTTGCTGTTGATGCCATGGGAGGTGACAACGCCCCGGCCATTGAGGTTGAGGGTGCTGTTGCCGCGTCCCGTCAATACGGTATTCCCATTATCCTGGTCGGGGATGAGGATCGTCTTCGTCAGGAACTTGACCATCATGCTGCATCAGGATTGGATATCACCATTCACCATGCCAGCGAGGTGGTGGGGATGCATGACTCTGCCTCTGATGCGGTACGCAAGAAGCGTAACTCGTCGGTTCGGCTCGCCTTTGAACTGGTAAAGGATGGACAGGCCTGTGCTGCGGTCAGTGCCGGCAACTCCGGTGCCACCATGGCTGCCGGCATGTTTGTCCTGAAACGGATCAGCGGTATTGAACGGCCTGCCATAGCCCAGGTCTTCCCAACCCTTGAAGGTAAAACCCTGGTGCTGGATGTGGGGGGGAATGTTGACTGCAAGGCCTCCCACCTGGTGCAGTTTGCCATTATGGGGCAGGTCTATGCCAAGCATGCCCTGGGTATCCCCAACCCTCGCATTGGACTGCTTTCCAATGGCGAGGAAGATTCCAAAGGCAATGAGCTGACCCGCGAAACCAATGCCATTCTCCGTCAAACATCACTCAACTACGCCGGTTATGTAGAAGGTCGCGATATCTTCAAAGGTACGGTTGAGGTGGTGGTTTGTGATGGCTTTGTAGGAAATGTTGTGCTCAAACTTTCTGAAGGTCTGGCTGAGGCTACCGGCACCATGCTCAAGCGCGAGATCATGGGAGACATGATCGCCAAAATGGGCTATCTATTCATGCGTGGTGCCTTTAAGCGCTTTAAAAAGACCGTTGATTACGCCGAGTACGGTGGCGCACCTTTGATCGGTATTAACGGTGTCGGCATGATCTGCCATGGCGGCTCCAATGCCAAGGCGATCAAGAACGCCATCCGCTTTGCCCACGATTATGCAACCAGCGGTGTAACGCAACGTATTGCCGAGAAACTCTCTGAGAATTACGGGGCACTGTTTCCACGCACCGGTCAATCAGTACCACCAGTGTCCTGA
- the rpmF gene encoding 50S ribosomal protein L32 has translation MAVPKKKTSKSRKNMRRAHDFLTAPSLSVCPQCKSPKMPHRACPSCGTYKGKEVAGAAKQA, from the coding sequence ATGGCAGTACCCAAGAAGAAAACATCCAAATCACGCAAGAATATGCGTCGGGCCCACGATTTCCTGACCGCCCCCAGCCTGTCGGTCTGCCCACAATGCAAATCCCCTAAAATGCCGCACCGCGCCTGTCCTTCCTGCGGAACCTACAAGGGTAAGGAAGTAGCCGGGGCTGCAAAACAGGCCTGA
- a CDS encoding YceD family protein: MKVRTEHIKEAVREFSFNEPAESFPVLAAMMAAGECRFTGSVQVALTAERELDHYRVEGTVSVPVQLDCSRCLCSFDRTVFSRFTIFFREGAAVNHEEEDEVELEERDLISSSFSGDEIDLMPEIAEQVALEIPLKPLCSESCKGLCPVCGIDLNSGTCSCVSEQKQSRFAVLKDFKVRP, encoded by the coding sequence ATGAAGGTCAGAACCGAACATATCAAGGAAGCCGTTCGGGAGTTTTCCTTCAATGAACCGGCAGAGTCATTTCCGGTCCTTGCCGCAATGATGGCTGCCGGTGAGTGCCGTTTTACCGGCTCGGTGCAGGTTGCATTAACAGCCGAACGTGAACTGGACCATTATCGGGTTGAGGGTACGGTCTCTGTGCCGGTGCAGCTGGATTGTTCCCGCTGCCTCTGCAGCTTTGATCGTACAGTTTTTTCACGTTTCACCATTTTCTTCCGGGAAGGTGCTGCTGTAAATCACGAAGAAGAAGATGAGGTCGAACTGGAAGAGCGGGATCTGATCTCAAGCAGTTTTAGCGGTGACGAGATTGACCTGATGCCTGAAATTGCGGAACAGGTTGCCCTGGAGATTCCGCTGAAGCCGCTCTGCTCGGAAAGTTGCAAGGGGTTATGCCCCGTCTGTGGCATTGATCTGAACAGCGGTACCTGTAGTTGTGTCAGTGAACAGAAACAATCAAGATTTGCTGTTTTAAAGGACTTTAAAGTCCGCCCATAA
- a CDS encoding M42 family metallopeptidase, translating to MRKESLVFLEKLLAAPSPSGYEQPAQRLFRDYVAPYCQVSSDVLGNVYGFIAGQGKDRPKVMLVGHSDEIGLQVKYIDDKGFLYFAAIGGVDAHLTPGKVVHIHTADGPLPGVVGKRPIHLMDTKDRETVVKLEAQYIDIGAKDKKEAQKLVRVGDCITFESGFTRLQGDRIASRGFDDKAGSFVVAEVLRLVAAEKKKLPVDLYGVSSVQEEIGLRGGTTSCYTVNPDIGICVEVDFATDQPDVERKHNGEVALGKGPILTRGANINHALFELLYATAQKDKIAVQLTANPRATGTDANVMQISRGGVATALVKLPLRYMHTPVEVVSLGDLEQAAKLIVATLKRITDRGAFVPQ from the coding sequence ATGCGTAAGGAATCACTGGTTTTTCTGGAAAAGCTGCTGGCCGCCCCCAGCCCCTCTGGCTATGAACAACCTGCCCAGCGACTGTTTCGTGACTACGTTGCCCCCTACTGCCAGGTCAGCAGCGATGTACTGGGTAACGTCTACGGCTTTATTGCAGGTCAGGGCAAAGATCGTCCCAAGGTGATGCTGGTGGGACATTCCGATGAAATCGGCCTGCAGGTCAAATACATCGATGACAAGGGGTTTCTCTACTTTGCCGCCATTGGCGGGGTTGATGCCCATTTGACACCGGGCAAGGTCGTCCATATCCATACGGCAGACGGCCCGCTTCCCGGTGTTGTCGGCAAGCGCCCGATCCACCTGATGGATACCAAAGATCGCGAAACCGTGGTCAAGCTGGAGGCTCAGTACATTGATATCGGGGCAAAGGACAAGAAAGAGGCTCAAAAACTGGTGCGGGTAGGGGATTGCATTACCTTTGAGAGCGGTTTTACCCGCCTGCAAGGCGATCGGATTGCATCCCGGGGCTTTGATGACAAGGCCGGTTCCTTTGTGGTGGCAGAGGTACTGCGCCTGGTGGCTGCAGAAAAGAAAAAGCTGCCGGTTGATCTCTATGGCGTCTCGTCCGTTCAGGAGGAGATCGGTCTGCGGGGCGGCACTACCAGCTGTTATACCGTCAACCCGGATATCGGCATCTGTGTTGAAGTGGATTTTGCCACTGATCAGCCCGATGTGGAGCGTAAACACAATGGTGAGGTAGCCCTGGGCAAAGGTCCGATCCTGACCCGTGGCGCCAATATCAACCATGCCCTGTTCGAGCTGTTATACGCCACAGCCCAGAAGGATAAGATTGCGGTACAGCTGACCGCCAACCCGCGTGCCACCGGCACCGATGCCAACGTGATGCAGATTTCCCGGGGCGGTGTAGCCACGGCCCTGGTGAAACTGCCGCTGCGCTATATGCATACACCGGTAGAGGTGGTGTCCCTGGGAGATCTGGAGCAGGCTGCCAAGCTGATTGTGGCGACGCTTAAACGGATTACTGACCGCGGGGCGTTCGTGCCACAGTAG
- a CDS encoding elongator complex protein 3, translating to MRPLIIPFFIPHAGCPHTCLFCNQRLISGVEQSVPSAIQITETVQGWLERSPNRPAEVAFYGGSFTLLPQQQQQQVLEAVQPLIEQQLITGIRISTRPDALEAAELTFLAAHKVATIEIGVQSLDDLVLLQSNRGHTAADSLAAIKRVRAAGFQVGAQLLPGLPGDTRAKALASVQGVMAAGARFVRIYPAVVLSGTALADQYRAGHYQPPDLAQGVKTCARMLHLCLQAGIPVIRIGLQTEEGLSAEGAILAGCWHPALGQLVKAQLYHDLVLTLAEHFKSLDGLQLACPPDRLSEVQGHARSNLQRWQQAGLPVDRILTDPGLNHDQICLQNLQQKSIGSVITTDIYKESLNA from the coding sequence ATGCGTCCACTGATTATCCCGTTTTTTATCCCCCATGCAGGCTGTCCGCACACCTGTCTTTTCTGTAACCAGCGCCTGATCTCCGGTGTGGAGCAAAGTGTGCCGTCCGCCATCCAGATAACAGAAACGGTACAGGGGTGGCTGGAGCGTTCCCCCAATAGGCCGGCTGAGGTGGCTTTTTACGGCGGCAGCTTCACCTTGTTGCCACAACAGCAGCAACAACAGGTGCTTGAAGCAGTCCAGCCGCTGATTGAACAACAGTTGATAACCGGCATCAGGATCTCAACAAGACCTGATGCCCTTGAAGCTGCAGAACTGACATTTCTTGCTGCGCACAAGGTGGCCACGATTGAAATCGGGGTGCAGTCCCTTGATGATCTGGTCCTGCTGCAGAGCAACAGAGGTCATACTGCAGCAGACAGTCTGGCTGCAATCAAGCGTGTCAGGGCTGCCGGGTTTCAGGTCGGGGCACAGTTATTACCTGGTCTGCCCGGAGATACCCGCGCAAAGGCACTGGCCAGCGTGCAGGGAGTCATGGCTGCCGGAGCCCGGTTTGTGCGGATTTACCCGGCAGTGGTGCTTTCAGGCACCGCACTGGCTGATCAGTACAGGGCAGGCCACTATCAACCGCCGGATCTTGCGCAGGGGGTAAAAACCTGTGCCCGGATGTTGCATCTCTGCCTGCAGGCAGGTATACCGGTTATCCGGATCGGTTTACAGACTGAGGAGGGGTTGTCAGCAGAAGGCGCCATCCTGGCCGGGTGCTGGCATCCGGCCCTAGGGCAGCTGGTTAAGGCCCAGCTGTATCACGATCTGGTTCTCACACTTGCAGAACATTTCAAATCCCTTGACGGGCTGCAGCTGGCCTGCCCCCCTGACCGGCTTTCAGAAGTGCAGGGGCATGCACGAAGCAACCTGCAACGCTGGCAACAAGCAGGTCTGCCAGTAGACCGGATCCTGACTGATCCCGGCCTGAACCATGATCAGATTTGCCTGCAAAACTTACAGCAGAAGAGTATAGGTTCTGTTATAACCACAGATATTTACAAGGAGAGTCTCAATGCGTAA
- the rnc gene encoding ribonuclease III — protein sequence MSPLQNLILGHSFTNRTLLQQALTHPSYLNEARQEGAADYQRLEFLGDAVLGLLLADLLYQQFPGLSEGDLSRLRSSLVDQPRLARLAADAGIAPLILMGKGAEREGGRTNPSILADVFEALIGAIHCDAGFTAVQKVVWQLYRPLVAAIAADAPAQHDAKSELQELLAARKQAAPVYTLIDQQGPDHDRLFSIEVSVDGMALGQGQGRSKKAAQQSAAESALARLRS from the coding sequence ATGTCACCTCTCCAGAATCTGATACTAGGCCACAGTTTCACCAACCGGACTCTGTTGCAACAGGCTTTGACCCATCCCTCATACCTGAATGAGGCCCGCCAGGAAGGCGCTGCCGACTATCAGCGGCTTGAATTTCTGGGGGATGCCGTGCTGGGATTGCTACTGGCTGACCTGCTCTATCAGCAGTTCCCCGGTCTTTCAGAGGGTGACCTGTCACGTTTGCGATCCTCACTGGTTGATCAACCCCGTTTGGCCAGGCTTGCCGCTGATGCCGGAATCGCCCCGCTGATCCTGATGGGAAAGGGCGCTGAACGGGAAGGGGGGCGCACAAACCCCTCCATCCTGGCTGATGTATTTGAGGCCCTGATCGGCGCCATCCACTGCGATGCCGGATTTACCGCCGTACAGAAGGTGGTTTGGCAGCTCTATAGACCGCTGGTTGCTGCCATAGCAGCTGATGCCCCGGCTCAGCATGATGCCAAAAGTGAGCTGCAGGAACTGCTGGCAGCCCGGAAACAGGCTGCTCCGGTCTATACCCTGATTGACCAGCAGGGGCCGGATCATGATCGCCTTTTCAGTATTGAGGTGTCGGTTGACGGCATGGCGCTGGGACAGGGGCAGGGGCGCAGCAAAAAGGCGGCCCAGCAGTCGGCGGCAGAATCAGCGCTGGCCCGTTTGCGGAGTTAA
- the tmk gene encoding dTMP kinase yields the protein MFITFEGIEGCGKSTQIALLAASLQQAGQRVLLTREPGGCPIADQIRGVLLDAANTALVPMAELMLYAASRSQHLTEVVSPALAEGTIVLCDRFSDATRAYQSFGRGIDRQTIETLNNLACDGIAPDLTVLLDCPVETGLGRARQRIESTSGPREERFELESLAFHQRVRDGYLQLAAEEPGRFVIVDAAGKPAQVALAISDAVLSRLAVSA from the coding sequence ATGTTTATTACCTTTGAAGGCATAGAAGGCTGCGGCAAGAGCACCCAGATTGCACTGCTTGCAGCATCCCTGCAGCAGGCCGGCCAGCGGGTGCTGCTCACCCGTGAACCGGGCGGGTGCCCCATAGCTGATCAGATTCGTGGTGTCTTGCTGGATGCCGCCAACACGGCCCTGGTGCCGATGGCAGAACTGATGCTTTATGCAGCCAGCCGGTCACAGCACCTGACGGAGGTGGTCAGTCCGGCACTGGCTGAAGGTACTATTGTGCTTTGTGACCGGTTCAGTGACGCCACCCGTGCCTATCAATCCTTTGGTCGCGGTATTGATCGTCAGACCATTGAAACCCTGAATAATCTGGCCTGCGACGGTATTGCCCCGGATCTAACGGTGTTACTTGACTGCCCGGTTGAGACAGGCCTGGGACGTGCCAGACAGAGGATTGAGTCAACCAGCGGTCCACGGGAGGAGCGGTTCGAGCTGGAATCCCTGGCCTTCCACCAACGGGTGCGGGATGGCTATCTGCAGCTGGCTGCAGAAGAACCCGGCCGTTTTGTGATTGTTGATGCAGCCGGAAAGCCGGCTCAGGTTGCCTTGGCAATTTCTGATGCGGTTCTGTCCCGCCTTGCGGTATCTGCCTAG
- the holB gene encoding DNA polymerase III subunit delta': protein MSFSAIKGQDRVLDALKRSIHANRVAHAYLFEGPDGCGRRTTALALMQALFCKEPQDGDACGNCPSCRKLASGNHPDLHLLSPLPDKRDISIEQIRELQQQLSLRPFEAKRKACLIEPAERMNEKSANALLKTLEEPPGHAIIILLSTQADLLLSTIRSRCQHLRFSPLDDSVVADLLIQQGMAPDKAQELAPLAEGSMERASTLDEESDATRRQELLVMLSKASSRQVATVFDTAESVAGGREETLSTFNLLLSLLRDLLLIRSCGQIGIANGFLSTELTAEASRFTPASIMEALECCLETRRAIQGNANPKLALERFLLAYDRLRKGV, encoded by the coding sequence ATGTCTTTTTCAGCAATCAAGGGACAGGACCGGGTACTTGATGCCTTAAAACGTTCCATCCATGCGAACCGGGTAGCCCACGCCTACCTGTTTGAAGGACCGGACGGCTGTGGACGGCGCACAACCGCCCTGGCCTTGATGCAGGCGCTTTTCTGCAAGGAGCCGCAGGACGGTGATGCCTGCGGGAACTGTCCGTCCTGCCGTAAACTGGCTTCCGGTAATCACCCAGACCTGCACCTGCTTTCGCCCCTGCCGGACAAGCGGGATATCAGCATTGAGCAGATCCGGGAGCTGCAGCAACAACTGTCTCTGCGTCCGTTCGAGGCCAAGCGCAAGGCCTGCCTGATCGAACCGGCTGAGCGGATGAATGAAAAGTCAGCCAATGCACTCTTAAAGACCCTTGAGGAGCCACCTGGTCATGCGATCATCATTTTGCTGTCAACCCAGGCGGATCTGCTGCTCTCAACCATCCGTTCCCGTTGTCAGCACCTGCGCTTCAGCCCGCTGGATGACAGCGTTGTAGCAGATTTATTGATTCAACAGGGGATGGCCCCTGACAAGGCGCAGGAGCTGGCGCCACTGGCAGAAGGAAGCATGGAGCGGGCCAGCACGCTGGACGAAGAATCTGATGCCACACGCCGCCAGGAGTTGCTGGTCATGCTGTCAAAGGCATCATCCAGGCAGGTTGCCACTGTTTTTGACACTGCTGAATCGGTTGCCGGTGGACGCGAGGAAACACTGTCAACCTTTAATCTGTTGCTGTCGCTGTTACGTGACCTGTTACTGATCCGTTCCTGCGGGCAGATTGGTATAGCAAACGGTTTTCTGAGTACTGAACTTACTGCTGAGGCCTCCCGGTTTACCCCTGCCAGCATAATGGAGGCCCTTGAGTGTTGCCTTGAAACCAGGCGTGCGATTCAGGGCAATGCCAACCCCAAGCTGGCATTGGAACGCTTTCTGCTGGCCTATGATCGTTTACGAAAAGGAGTCTGA
- a CDS encoding PSP1 domain-containing protein produces the protein MIRVVSIQFNPAGKMYDFNAGALDLKPGDRVVVETERGISLGTIVTGPQEKDETGFSHPLAPVQRLLGPEDEKTLAHHQRREKEAYDFCLRRIKERGMDMKLVRVEHLFDGSKAIFYFTADGRVDFRELVKDLAHTFHTRIEMRQIGVRDEAKMVGGLGICGRELCCASFLRDFQPVSVKMAKEQNLALNPSKISGQCGRLLCCLDYEYETYCDLRKNFPKCGKRARTAQYNGTVEKMNLLTGELILRLEDGKQVSVKVKELVDENSSSPPQPETTKEQETVVQQPQRRPREQQPQQQRRPRPAPAAAGTVSAPVDTASTRPVAAEAGEAGTQQPKSDEKQKRKKRNRRHGHRKPSDQKPDRPSQE, from the coding sequence GTGATACGTGTTGTTTCCATACAGTTCAATCCGGCCGGTAAGATGTATGATTTCAATGCCGGCGCCCTGGATCTGAAGCCGGGAGACCGGGTGGTTGTTGAAACCGAACGTGGCATCAGTCTGGGCACCATCGTCACCGGACCGCAAGAAAAAGACGAAACCGGTTTCAGTCATCCCCTTGCCCCTGTACAACGCCTGCTGGGGCCGGAAGATGAAAAAACCCTGGCTCATCACCAACGAAGAGAAAAAGAGGCCTATGACTTCTGCCTGCGCCGGATCAAGGAACGGGGCATGGATATGAAACTGGTCCGGGTTGAACATCTCTTTGATGGCAGCAAGGCGATCTTTTACTTTACCGCCGACGGCAGGGTCGATTTTAGAGAACTGGTCAAGGATCTGGCCCATACCTTCCATACCAGGATCGAGATGCGCCAGATCGGGGTGCGGGATGAGGCCAAAATGGTCGGCGGTCTGGGGATCTGTGGACGCGAGCTGTGCTGTGCCTCGTTTCTGCGTGACTTCCAGCCGGTATCGGTCAAGATGGCCAAGGAGCAGAATCTGGCCCTGAATCCCTCCAAGATATCAGGCCAGTGCGGCAGACTACTCTGTTGCCTGGATTACGAATATGAGACCTACTGCGACCTGCGGAAAAATTTCCCCAAGTGCGGCAAGCGGGCCCGGACAGCCCAGTACAACGGCACGGTGGAAAAAATGAACCTCCTGACCGGAGAGTTGATCCTGCGCCTTGAAGACGGCAAGCAGGTCAGTGTCAAGGTCAAGGAACTGGTTGATGAGAACAGCTCGTCGCCCCCTCAGCCGGAGACAACCAAGGAACAGGAAACGGTGGTTCAGCAGCCTCAGCGGAGGCCACGGGAGCAGCAGCCGCAGCAGCAGCGGCGACCACGTCCTGCACCGGCAGCAGCAGGTACAGTTTCAGCCCCCGTTGACACGGCCAGTACCAGACCAGTCGCTGCAGAAGCCGGGGAAGCCGGCACGCAGCAACCCAAGAGTGATGAGAAGCAGAAACGTAAAAAGCGTAACCGCCGTCACGGACATCGTAAACCATCTGATCAGAAACCAGATAGACCAAGCCAGGAGTAA